In Myxocyprinus asiaticus isolate MX2 ecotype Aquarium Trade chromosome 3, UBuf_Myxa_2, whole genome shotgun sequence, the following proteins share a genomic window:
- the LOC127425004 gene encoding UDP-N-acetylglucosamine--dolichyl-phosphate N-acetylglucosaminephosphotransferase-like: MEKMSPIPVLPLIISCCMSALGCIATVKLIPAFKDHFISARLYGMDLNKTTKKEVPESQGVISGTVFLIILFLFIPVPFLSCFMGEQCKRFPHNEFVQLIGALLAICCMIFLGFADDVLNLRWRHKLLLPTMASLPLLMVYFTNFGNTVIVVPKPFRALLGMHLDLGILYYVYMGMLAVFCTNAINILAGINGIESGQALFISGSIILFNLLELNGDYRDDHVFSLYFMIPFFFTTLALFYHNWYPSSVFVGDTFCYFAGMTFAVVGILGHFSKTMLLFFIPQIINFIYSLPQLFHIIPCPRHRLPRLQSDTGKLGMSYSKFKQKNLGKVGQLILKVAEMLWLLDVHRGQEGDDEFIECNNMTLINLVLKLLGPTHERTLTAIMLLIQVLGSALAFGIRYHLVRLFYDV; the protein is encoded by the exons ATGGAGAAGATGTCTCCTATTCCTGTTCTTCCTCTTATCATCAGCTGTTGTATGTCTGCACTGGGGTGCATTGCAACAGTCAAGCTTATTCCAGCTTTTAAGGATCATTTCATATCTGCACGACTCTATGGCATGGACCTcaataaaacaacaaagaaaGAGGT GCCAGAGTCTCAAGGTGTAATCAGTGGCACAGTCTTCCTCATCATCCTCTTCCTCTTCATTCCAGTCCCTTTCCTCAGTTGCTTCATGGGAGAGCAATGTAAACGGTTCCCTCACAACGAG TTTGTGCAACTGATTGGTGCATTGTTGGCCATCTGCTGCATGATTTTCCTGGGTTTTGCGGATGACGTTCTGAACCTGCGATGGAGACACAAGCTACTGCTGCCCACTATGGCCTCCCTACCTCTCCTCATGGTCTACTTCACTAACTTTGGCAACACCGTCATTGTCGTGCCCAAACCTTTCCGTGCCCTGCTGGGGATGCATCTGGACTTGG GCATTCTTTATTATGTGTACATGGGAATGTTGGCTGTGTTCTGCACGAATGCCATCAACATCTTGGCTGGTATAAATGGCATTGAGTCAGGGCAGGCTCTCTTCATATCTGGCTCCATCATCCTTTTTAATTTACTGGAGCTCAATG GAGATTACAGGGATGACCATGTCTTCTCTTTGTACTTCATGATTCCCTTCTTCTTCACCACGTTAGCCCTTTTCTACCACAATTG GTACCCATCCTCAGTGTTCGTGGGAGACACTTTCTGTTACTTTGCTGGAATGACGTTTGCAGTGGTTGGAATTCTCGGCCATTTCAGCAAGACCATGCTGCTTTTCTTCATCCCCCAAATCATCAACTTCATTTACTCTCTGCCTCAACTTTTTCACATCATTCCCTGCCCCAGACATCGCCTGCCAAG GTTACAGTCAGACACAGGAAAGCTTGGCATGAGCTACTCCAAGTTCAAACAGAAGAACCTAGGCAAAGTAGGACAACTTATTCTGAAG GTGGCAGAAATGCTATGGCTTCTGGATGTACATAGGGGCCAGGAGGGAGATGATGAGTTTATTGAGTGCAACAACATGACCCTTATCAACCTGGTACTGAAATTACTGGGACCTACACATGAGAGAACATTGACTGCAATCATGCTGTTGATACAG GTCTTGGGGAGTGCCTTGGCATTTGGAATCCGGTATCACCTTGTGCGTCTTTTCTATGATGTCTAG